In Candidatus Hadarchaeales archaeon, the genomic stretch CTGGAAATGTCTACCACGTTAGAATGTTTTCCAAAGTTGCGAAGAAGCTGAAAGGAGATGTACTTGCGATAAGTTTGGAAGGATACGGCGAAAAGGGTAGAGCTGGGATAGAGCGAGCACTTCAAGAAAACGGAATTCGATTTAAACGGGTTCAAGATTATCGAAAGAAGGATCCGGAGTTTATCCTACGAGAGGAGAAACCCGACGTTGTGGTTGTTTTAAACGATATCGACCCAGGTTGTCTCTATTTCGTCAGAGGAGCTAACAGACTGGGAATACCAACGCTTCTCATAGCTGAAGGGATAGTTGTGGACACTCCGCATAGAAGCTTAGGACCAAGTTATTTCATAAATATCATCAAAAATGTTTTGTTCTCTGGAAATATTGCTCATTCCATAAAACTTCTCGTTAGAAGAACTTCCAGCATATTGTCCGGAAATCCTGAACCAGGATATGATAGGTATGGTGCTGAGTGTATGAAAATTGCTGTCTGGGGCGAATATTCAAAGAAATTTTTTGAAAGTAGAGGCATACCGTCGGAAAAGATTGTAATCACGGGAAATCCACTGATGGACGATATTTTTAGATTAAAACCGAAGGCCGATAAAATAAAAAAGCAATTGGGTTTACCAGCTGGGGCTAAACTCATTGTGTACGCTTCTTGTAATCCTATTGATATTCAGTATTGGACGGAAGAGGAGACAGCTCATCTAGTGAGACTTTTAAACAAGATAGTGCTAAACATGAAGAACTGCTTTTTGCTTATCAGACCTCATCCAACTGAACCGAACGAAAGATATCTGCGCTTTTTACAAGGAGAGGATACAAGCAAAACATTCGTGAGCAAAAAGGAGAATCTTTACGATTTGTTGGCTTCTTGTGATCTCTTGATAACTGAGGGCTCAGTAGTGGGGAGCGAGGCCGCTGCAATGGGAAAACCCGTAATAATCGTCAATTTAACCGGTAAACCCTACCTAAACAGATATTACCCCAAATTGTTAGCTGACGAGGGAGTAGCCATTGAGGTTCTAAAAGAATATGAACTCGACAACTTAATCAAGCGGCTTCTGAAAAGCAAAGACCTTGCGAAAAATCGCTGGAAATTTATAAGAAAGTATTTCTATAAGTTGGATGAGATGTCTTCTCAGCGGGTGGCTAGTTTAATAGAAAAACTTGCCAGAGGGCGGGGCGGATAGCTTATGAGATTTTTATTCCTAAATCCTGATTTTCCTTATAAGCAAAACGACCAAATAATAATCACGGGCGGATTACAAGCACACGGTTTTTTTATAGCGAGAGAACTCGTCAAAAGAGGACACGAGGTAACTGCTATAGCTTTTTTACCACAAGGCAGAACGGAGGTAATTGATGGAATTAGGGTTTGTAGAGTTGGGAACTGGACTACCGAACACAGTGTGTTTAAGAAGACATTTAATTTTGGAAAAAACTTGATGGAGCTTTTAAGAGCTGGAATGTTTATAGCCGAGGAATATAAACCAGACTTCATCTACAGTTGGTCAAGTGAAGGCTTTATTATTTCTCCCGTGATAAGTAAACTGTATAAAATCCCGTTTATTGCAAGCATCCATGGTATCGGCGGGTTGAATGTGTTGTTTTACGGTTTCTTTTTGAACAAGGGAGCATATGCCTGCCCCACGTCTCTAGGGGAGCTAGTGCTCGCGACACTTGGTACACTTGGTAGTAGGATGGCAGATCTGGTTGAAACGATCTCTACAGAAAGTAAAAAACTTATCATAGATTTCGTCGGAATTGATGCCAGAAAGATCTTTGTGACTGGCAATGGTGTGAATATTGAAGATTACGAATATTCTGAAGACAAGGAAAACCTAATCGTTGTTCTGGGCAGACTTACTCGCGTTAAACGAGTTGACAGGGCAATAGAGATCTTTAGAAGGGTAAAAGAGAAAGTGAAGGATGCGAAACTGTGCATTATAGGTGATGGTCCGGAAAAGGAACTACTGATGCGTATGACAAAAAACGAATCTGATATTATTTTTACCGGCATAATACCAGAGAAAGAAAAAATTTCTCTTCTGAAGAGAGCAAAAATCTATCTTTCGTCCTCTTCTCATGAAAGTTTGAACATTCCACTTTTAGAAGCTTGGGCATGCGGAGCTTATCCAGTAGTTCCCCACATCCCTGCTTTTGTGAATATTGTTGGTCCTTATGGATTCGTTTACAAAGAAGAAAGTTAGAGCAATTACGCATATGCTAATTCAAGAAAATGAGAGAAAAAAATGTACATACGCCGCAAGGAAGTT encodes the following:
- a CDS encoding glycosyltransferase family 4 protein — encoded protein: MRFLFLNPDFPYKQNDQIIITGGLQAHGFFIARELVKRGHEVTAIAFLPQGRTEVIDGIRVCRVGNWTTEHSVFKKTFNFGKNLMELLRAGMFIAEEYKPDFIYSWSSEGFIISPVISKLYKIPFIASIHGIGGLNVLFYGFFLNKGAYACPTSLGELVLATLGTLGSRMADLVETISTESKKLIIDFVGIDARKIFVTGNGVNIEDYEYSEDKENLIVVLGRLTRVKRVDRAIEIFRRVKEKVKDAKLCIIGDGPEKELLMRMTKNESDIIFTGIIPEKEKISLLKRAKIYLSSSSHESLNIPLLEAWACGAYPVVPHIPAFVNIVGPYGFVYKEES
- a CDS encoding CDP-glycerol glycerophosphotransferase family protein; the encoded protein is MGGRNDSRKIQKEEKKMNYKVLFIPGNVYHVRMFSKVAKKLKGDVLAISLEGYGEKGRAGIERALQENGIRFKRVQDYRKKDPEFILREEKPDVVVVLNDIDPGCLYFVRGANRLGIPTLLIAEGIVVDTPHRSLGPSYFINIIKNVLFSGNIAHSIKLLVRRTSSILSGNPEPGYDRYGAECMKIAVWGEYSKKFFESRGIPSEKIVITGNPLMDDIFRLKPKADKIKKQLGLPAGAKLIVYASCNPIDIQYWTEEETAHLVRLLNKIVLNMKNCFLLIRPHPTEPNERYLRFLQGEDTSKTFVSKKENLYDLLASCDLLITEGSVVGSEAAAMGKPVIIVNLTGKPYLNRYYPKLLADEGVAIEVLKEYELDNLIKRLLKSKDLAKNRWKFIRKYFYKLDEMSSQRVASLIEKLARGRGG